GGCCGTCTGCCTGTggctgtgggcggcggcggcgaaagaATGCGCCGCGCGCCCGAGATCGTGGAGTTCTACCAGTCCCTGACCAGGCGcggcgaggccaggcaggctggctcccgaggcccCAAGGCGTCCGGCGGGTCAACGGCTCCCAAGAGCGACTTGATCGGGGAGATCACCAAGAACTCCCCTCATCTCCTTGCCGTGAGTACGAAACAATCGCTCTGGAACCATGCGCCGTTCCCTAGTTCCCCCTTGATCAAGTGCAGCAACAAATTTGCGTGCTCATTAGTACTTCCACAGAGCAGAAATGCAGAATAATTGTAGCCGGCGTTGTAGGTTCAAGCCGACGTGGAGACCCAAGGGGACTTTGTGCGAACCTTGGTCGCCGAAGTCCGGGATGCGACCTTCGCGAGCATCGAGGACGTCGTCGCGTTTGTGACATGGCTCGACGAAGAGCTCTCCTTCCTGGTGAGTGTCCGCTCATTCTTTTGATCGGTAACCTCTCCCTGATTGACCAGAAGTCGATGAACGTAGTATTATTCTTCAGGTGGATGAACAAGCAGTCCTGAAGCACTTCGACTGGCCGGAGAAAAGAGCAGACACATTGCGAGACGCCGCTGCCAGGTACCAGGGCCTTCTGCAGCTAGAGAAGCAGATATCGTCCTTCGTCGATGACCGCGCGCTCCACCGCGACGCAGCGCTCGGCAAGATGTACTCCCTCTTTGAGAAGTATGTCTTGCTGTCTAATGGCTGGGTAACTTGAGAGTGCCTAGATGCACGAGTGCGCTAACTAAAATTCCCCTGTTCTGTTTATTATTCTCAGAACAGAGAAGAGCGTCCACAAGTTCCTGCAAGATAGGGATGCCGCCGACACGAAGAACAATCTCATCTCAAGGTACAAGGAGCAAGACATCCCAGTTGGCTGGATGTCAGACGCAGGTTTAATTGTCAAGgtgcattttcacaactctaatagCATTGTGGATGCTTACCTAAGCTGACATTATCGTCTGAATTCTCGCATGCGTTGTGCTGTGATTTCTCGCAGGTCAAGTTGGCGTGCGTCAACCTCGCAAACCAGTACATGACGCGGGTGGTCTCGGAGATCGATGGTTTAAGAGGCATCAACAAAGATCACACCAGGGAAACAGCACTCTTCAAACGTCTGAAAGAGCAGAACAGTGAAGTGCTGCTCCATCAGGGTGTCAGGTTCGCGTTccgggttcatcaggtaaaggaaatAATGGAATTGTTTGTTGATACATAGGATGGTTTTAGGTCTTTTATATACTACTCCTAGAAAATAACCTGCGGTATTTATCTTTGCCATGATCTTAGTTTACAAGCGGGTTCACTGCTCAGAGCTTGGGTGCTTTTGATGAGCTAAAACGACGGCATAATGATGGAACAACTTAACAGCGTGTACAGTGTCACAGTTTTTCGCTTCCAACATCTCTAAGTAGGGGCTCTTCGATTCAAAGGATTGGCAAAAGCATTTTGGAGGACTCTAACCTTGGGAGTTTTTCCTACGTGTGTTGTTTGATT
The Triticum dicoccoides isolate Atlit2015 ecotype Zavitan chromosome 3A, WEW_v2.0, whole genome shotgun sequence genome window above contains:
- the LOC119268485 gene encoding protein CHUP1, chloroplastic-like isoform X1, with product MEERLASNKRAPRKQKPKPRRTKPTVPAAPTSSPSLTCPPRPPGVPPPPGPPPRLRGGPVPPPPSMKVPGKGRLPVAVGGGGERMRRAPEIVEFYQSLTRRGEARQAGSRGPKASGGSTAPKSDLIGEITKNSPHLLAVQADVETQGDFVRTLVAEVRDATFASIEDVVAFVTWLDEELSFLVDEQAVLKHFDWPEKRADTLRDAAARYQGLLQLEKQISSFVDDRALHRDAALGKMYSLFEKTEKSVHKFLQDRDAADTKNNLISRYKEQDIPVGWMSDAGLIVKVKLACVNLANQYMTRVVSEIDGLRGINKDHTRETALFKRLKEQNSEVLLHQGVRFAFRVHQCCWPVVARHVLLPMIEERGSDAAAQRDSSSPDI
- the LOC119268485 gene encoding protein CHUP1, chloroplastic-like isoform X2, whose product is MEERLASNKRAPRKQKPKPRRTKPTVPAAPTSSPSLTCPPRPPGVPPPPGPPPRLRGGPVPPPPSMKVPGKGRLPVAVGGGGERMRRAPEIVEFYQSLTRRGEARQAGSRGPKASGGSTAPKSDLIGEITKNSPHLLAVQADVETQGDFVRTLVAEVRDATFASIEDVVAFVTWLDEELSFLVDEQAVLKHFDWPEKRADTLRDAAARYQGLLQLEKQISSFVDDRALHRDAALGKMYSLFEKTEKSVHKFLQDRDAADTKNNLISRYKEQDIPVGWMSDAGLIVKVKLACVNLANQYMTRVVSEIDGLRGINKDHTRETALFKRLKEQNSEVLLHQGVRFAFRVHQFTSGFTAQSLGAFDELKRRHNDGTT